A region of the bacterium genome:
TGATAGGGACCGGTGGAATCTCCCCAGTAGTTGAACCGTGCATCCACGAGCCGTTCCGCCCTGACCGCGTAGTCGGTATCAATGAAGATGTTACTGCGCAGAGTTGTTGAGTCCTGATTTACGTGCACGGCGGCGATAGTATTCTGACCGTCGAGAGAGCGAAACGAATTTTGTTCGATCGTCGCGTCGCCAGCATACACGGAGACTCCGCGCGAATGAGCAGGGCTGACCGAGCAGGACTCAAATAGATTACCGGTCATCAGCACGGGTTGCAGCGGTTCGCACACTTCGTTTACAGCGACCAGATAATTATTGCAATCTATATCTCGAAACACGTTGTTCGAGAAGCGGATCGAACCATTGCAGGAGGATTGAAGGTGAACTGTCCCATGGGACTCATCAGCAAATTGTTCAAACGAGCAATTGGCAATCCGTCCGGTTGCGTCATAAAAGTATAATCGAATGAAGTCACCGCGGTCAAAAGGTCCAAAAAGGCACCCCGAAATCTCGATCTGGCCGCTGGCATGGATGAGATACTGTGTTCCATCACCCCCGAAGGTGCAGCGGTCTGCAACGAGACTCTGCCGGGATGTGAGCAGCGAGAAGGCGACACCGCTCAGGGTAGACTCAGCGACGTGAAGCGATGACGTTGATGAGATGCAGCCTCTCCACAACGTGTGAAAACTGCAGTTTGCAATCGTCATGGTTCCACTGGTCAAGACGCACGAGTAGACGGAATCGAACTTGCAGTGTCTGAGCACAACCCCATCCGCTGACGCGACGATTCCGCCGCAGGGGAACCCCGTTCTTCTGGGAAACATGGCGGGTGCATTTCGGAATCGAATGGAGTCAATTTGCATCGGTGCGTCATGAATGGCCAGACACGAAATCGAATCCGGAGCGGGCAATGTGGAGGGATCAATGGTGACGGGAAAGTTGTCAAATGCCGAAACTGCGCCAATCAACGTAACGGGAACGACCGGTGCATTCAGGGATTCATTGTAGACGCCCGGTTGAACCAGAACTGTATCCAACACTTCGCACAAGTTGAGCGCGGCCTGAATGCTCGGCGCTTCCGCCGGAACATTCCATACTCTGGCGAAGGTCACCGCCTGAACGGTTAAACACGCAAGTCCCAATAAGGCTACTCGCATAGTGTTGCATTGGCTTGGTGAAGTTCGGCAATCGCAACACACTCGTCCGGGCATTCATCGCACCCCACGTTGTCGCATTCGTTCTTGCAGACGTAGAGTTTGTACTCGCGGTCTCTCTCAAGATAGAAGACGTTTTGATGCGTACCCTCGCAACAATCCACCGAACATTGTGACCCACTTAGGCAGTCCGGGTTGTGGCAATTGGAGGTCGAGATGCGAGACCCCCCGTCATAGACATTAGCACAAACTCGACAATACTTGCACTTCTCTTCTCCGCATTCAAAGCGCACTTTCAGGCAGTAGCAACCCGAACAGGGGACGGTGAAGACTTTGACTTCGCAGTCGATGACACTCAAGCAGTCATTCGCCTCGCTGCACGTCGCATCGCTGGCGGACACATCAAACTCGCACTGTCCGAACGCAGTCGAAACAGCAACGGCTAAGCAGAAAACAAAAAGTTTCATGGCAGCACCACCTTTCCTGGATATGCCCGAAAGCACATCAATAGTATAGCTTGCTGTCAGCACTAAGTCAATAAGCAAGTGCCATCCCACAAAAAAAGAGCCGTGAAAGATTCACAGCTCTTTGAATAATTGTTAGTTAGAGAAGCTACTCTTTGCCGCGCTTCTTGAGTTCCTTGTCGATCCAGTAGATGGCGGACGGGCTGTCCTTCAAGTTCTCGAGCTTCTCAAGAATAGATGATGCCGTCGCTTCTTCCTCGAGCTGCTCTTCAATGAACCAGTGCAGCATCACCTGAGAGCGATAGCACTTTTCAGCCAAAGCCGCAGTGTAGCAATCGTGAATGTTCTTGGAAATCTTCTGCTCGTGCTTGAGCGACGCTTTGAAGACGTCAATTGGAGTTTTGATATTCAGTTTGGGCTTTTCGATTCCCGTAAGCTCGACTTCATGACCGTTGTCAATCAGGAAGTCGTGGATCTTCATCGCGTGTTCGCGCTCTTCCTCGGCCTGATGCTTCATCCAGCTTGAGAAGCCTTCGAGGTTCTGTGCCTTGGACCACGCGGCGAGCTGCAGATAGACATACTCGCTTTCGAGTTCGTGATTAACTTGTGCATTCAGCACATCGTACATTTTCTTGGAAAGCATATCGGCTCCATGTTATGAACGGTGGACGCCGCCAGACGATGAAACTCGTCGCGGCGCGACGGATGAATCTATTAATCAGGTGAAGGAAGTCTGTGCTTCCGCCACGTCAGGAACAGCAAAGTAACTCCGGCGAGCAGCACAGCGGCACTGCCAAGCACTTCGCCAGCGTGTTTGAAGTCATCAGCCACGAAGCCGAAGCCTAGAATTCCAAACAGTGTCAGAACAATTCCCGACCAAAGGCTCCGGCTTTCGGGGATCATGTAGTGCCTGCGTTTCGCGCGCAATGCGATCCCGGTCATGACCGCGCCGAGGGCGAAAATGGCAGCCACCGCAGCCAGTTCATTCAGATGCCGGAAGTCATCGGCTACGGTCGCGAATCCCAGAAATGCACTAAGACAGAGCAAAGTTCCAAACCACAAGAGTTTGTCTTTCATGGTTCTCCTCCCCGGTTTCTTTTGAACGCATAAAGCTATCAGATGTTCCGGAAAAACAACAGGGTGAGCCTTTAGACTCACCCCGTAACTTACAAGGAATAACCGTGAAAGGCAACCGCTACCGGTGCACAGGCGTTCCGCCGGGCTGCTGAATCGAGATCGAATCATCGCTGAAGGTCACGTAGTAAAATCCGCGATCCTGTCCGGAGATGACACCGGGATCCGTGTAGGTGCGTGCGACCGTAGAGTCAATCACACTGTAAGGTCCGGTGCTGACGTTGGCGCGATGAATGTAATACTGATCAATGCCGTCGGGAAACTGCCAGTTCAACACGACATCGTTGCCGACTGCACTGATGACGAGAATCGGGCCGACGAGTAATGAATCATATTCTGCCTGCGACCAGCGTCCAAGATCGTCCTGCGTGCGGAACCCGACACGATAATTTCCAACGGGAAATCCGGTGTAAACTTCGAGAAAATCTTCGGTGCCTTCATCAAAGGCTCCATCCTGCGGAAGCGGAATTGCGATCCCGTTGCCGACACCCGGGTCTGCTCCGAGGAAGACTTCCGCCGCGACAATCGTGCGCGCTTCGCCGCCGATAAACGGTGAACTGACAATCAGGAATGCACGATGCACGGGACCGACGCGTCCAAGGTCATCAAAGGAACGCACATCCACCACATGCAGGCCAAGCTCCAGAGCATTGGTCGCGATGACGTCGGCGAGGTTCATGATTGGCGCATCGGGATTGTCAATCGTGGTGAACGGGCCGCCGTCAATGCGATACTGCATCTGCGTGACGACGCGCGATTCAATACCTGCGGGATTGTAGATGACAAAGAAACCGTCATGAATCATACCGGTGCGGCCGAGATCGTCGGTGGCACGCACACGCAGGCGATGCAAACCGTCGGTCAGACCGATTGTTGCAACCACGTCATTGAGCGTCGTGAGCGGAGCATCGGTGACGTCAATGTTTGTAAAGCTGCTGTTGTCCACTTGATAAGACATGGACGTAATGACGCGAACGCTGCCCAATGCGGGCGAGAGCGCCACGACGGCATCGGTAACAGGACCCCAGACGTTGGTTGCACCGGAGCGCAGACTGTCGGCTCGGCAACGAAGCTGTACGCGCACGAGATCTCCGGCGTTAAAGGAACCGGTGCCGAACGAGAAGCTCAGATCTTCGATAGCTTCGGGGGTTCCGATAGAGATCGCGTTGCCGTTGCCGAGGCCCGGGTCGGCGCCGATAAACCATTCGCATTGCGTGACCACAGCGGATTGCGCGAACGCGCAGGAGCACGCGGCCAGCATTACGAGCAGAAGAATCTTCTTCATAATGAGATTCTCCTTTGGTTTAGTATTGCGGTCCGACGCGACCTACTGCGGTGGCGTTGACGGGAGTGCCGACTCCGACGAGGTTGGGATTAAGCACGATGTTCACAGCCCACGGATAGTTGGGCATGCCGTTGTCCACGAGCGGCTTGGGTCCGCCATAGACACCGCGATCAGATTGCGAACCGTCGAGGAAGTCAAGCAGGCTCGGATGTCCGCTGTTAATCAGACTGACGCCGTTAACCGGGTCAAGTCGTAGATCGGTGATGCCGAATTCGTAGTTATTGGCGGTGTTATAATTGGCGAAGGGATTGGAGGTAATGACAGTCGTGTTGGAACCCGGTGCGGCAGGTGAAGCAGTCGAGGAGTTATAATCCCAGACGCTGGCTCCCGTGTTGTATGAACCGAAGCTCGGCGAAGCCAGCCAATCGTAGAAGATATTGTTGACTGCGATCACCGGACCGCCCGCAGCGCTCAACGCAAGTACAGTTGAGAAATTCAAGAACACCGAGTTGTACACTTCGACTGTCCCCGAAGTGGCAGCCCCGCCGATGGCGCGGCAAGAGGTGTGCC
Encoded here:
- a CDS encoding ferritin, with protein sequence MLSKKMYDVLNAQVNHELESEYVYLQLAAWSKAQNLEGFSSWMKHQAEEEREHAMKIHDFLIDNGHEVELTGIEKPKLNIKTPIDVFKASLKHEQKISKNIHDCYTAALAEKCYRSQVMLHWFIEEQLEEEATASSILEKLENLKDSPSAIYWIDKELKKRGKE
- a CDS encoding T9SS type A sorting domain-containing protein, which codes for MRVALLGLACLTVQAVTFARVWNVPAEAPSIQAALNLCEVLDTVLVQPGVYNESLNAPVVPVTLIGAVSAFDNFPVTIDPSTLPAPDSISCLAIHDAPMQIDSIRFRNAPAMFPRRTGFPCGGIVASADGVVLRHCKFDSVYSCVLTSGTMTIANCSFHTLWRGCISSTSSLHVAESTLSGVAFSLLTSRQSLVADRCTFGGDGTQYLIHASGQIEISGCLFGPFDRGDFIRLYFYDATGRIANCSFEQFADESHGTVHLQSSCNGSIRFSNNVFRDIDCNNYLVAVNEVCEPLQPVLMTGNLFESCSVSPAHSRGVSVYAGDATIEQNSFRSLDGQNTIAAVHVNQDSTTLRSNIFIDTDYAVRAERLVDARFNYWGDSTGPYHPTLNPSGLGDEVSDSVLFEPWYPDTSFVIESADERAELPMEFSLSVFPNPFNSTARIELSVPQPFIASIELTNILGQRVRELHRGPVYGRETILLNANELASGLYFVRVSDVIRRSVTQTQKIVLIK